In Candidatus Rokuibacteriota bacterium, the following are encoded in one genomic region:
- the pgl gene encoding 6-phosphogluconolactonase, with translation MSVVRTFADAEDLSRAAAEEFAELAAEAVARRGRFTVALSGGSTPRRLYERLAEPPHRARVPWDRVEVFWGDERTVAPDHPDSNARLAVAALLSRVPIPPESIHRIHAERADRDAAAREYQEEIARVFGVAADGPAPALDLVLLGLGADGHTASLFPGSPALAESRRWVVSHFVPALGAERITLTATILNRAREIRVLVTGADKAGALRAVLHGPWAPERVPAQLIQPESGRLVWLVDRGA, from the coding sequence ATGAGCGTTGTCAGGACGTTCGCGGACGCGGAAGACCTGAGCCGCGCGGCGGCCGAGGAGTTTGCCGAGCTTGCGGCGGAGGCGGTGGCCCGGCGCGGACGCTTCACGGTGGCGCTGTCTGGCGGCTCCACGCCGCGACGGCTGTACGAGCGGCTCGCCGAGCCCCCGCATCGAGCGCGGGTCCCTTGGGACCGGGTGGAGGTGTTCTGGGGGGATGAGCGGACCGTGGCGCCCGATCACCCCGACTCCAACGCGAGGCTGGCCGTCGCCGCACTGCTCTCGCGGGTGCCGATCCCGCCCGAGAGCATCCACCGGATCCACGCCGAGCGCGCGGACCGGGACGCCGCGGCCCGCGAGTACCAGGAAGAGATCGCGCGGGTCTTCGGCGTCGCCGCCGACGGCCCCGCCCCTGCGCTCGACCTGGTTCTCCTCGGCCTGGGCGCCGATGGGCATACGGCGTCGCTGTTCCCCGGAAGCCCCGCGCTTGCCGAGTCCCGGCGCTGGGTCGTCAGCCACTTCGTCCCCGCCCTCGGCGCCGAGCGCATCACGCTGACGGCGACGATTCTGAACCGGGCGCGCGAGATCCGCGTGCTGGTGACGGGTGCTGACAAAGCGGGAGCGCTCAGGGCCGTGCTCCATGGCCCGTGGGCGCCTGAGCGGGTTCCGGCTCAGCTCATCCAGCCGGAGTCGGGTCGGCTGGTATGGCTCGTGGACCGGGGCGCATAG
- a CDS encoding glucose-6-phosphate dehydrogenase: MPEGSAPGRLRPAGPCAIVIFGAAGDLTKRKLLPALYNLKVNGLLPQELAIVGVTRKEKSHEQLRAELSQDMRDFATQAVDEALWGELRQGLYHQAGEFTEPVTYTKLAALLEEVARTHRTGGNVLFYLAVPPSFFAEIAERLGAAGLLREAGGAWRRVIVEKPFGRDLESARELNARIGGVVKESQVYRIDHYLGKETVQNLMVFRFANGVFEPIWNRRYVDHVQIKVAETVGVEDRGNYYETAGVLRDMMQTHMFQLLALVAMEPPISFEADAVRDEKVKVLRAIRPMTPGEVLQQAVRGQYGEGRLGDQPVPGYRGEPKVSPTSATETYAAVKLFVENWRWAGIPFYLRSGKRLATRDTEIMIQFRQPPLMLFEAAAAQQIDPNRLVMHIQPDEGIEIQIKAKRPGPAVALTTVKLDFSYKDFGETGAATGYERLLHDVMLGDGTLFHRADMVEAAWTVATPILDLWQSLPPRDFPNYPAGSWGPAAADELIQRDGRTWWSS; this comes from the coding sequence GTGCCCGAGGGATCAGCCCCGGGAAGGCTCAGACCGGCCGGTCCGTGCGCCATCGTCATCTTCGGCGCCGCCGGCGATCTGACGAAGCGGAAGCTCCTGCCCGCGCTCTACAACCTCAAGGTCAACGGGCTCCTGCCGCAGGAGCTCGCCATCGTGGGCGTGACCCGGAAGGAGAAGAGCCACGAGCAGCTCCGCGCGGAACTGTCGCAGGACATGCGCGACTTCGCGACCCAGGCCGTGGACGAGGCACTGTGGGGCGAGCTGCGCCAGGGCCTGTACCACCAGGCGGGCGAGTTCACGGAGCCGGTGACCTACACGAAGCTGGCGGCCCTGCTCGAGGAGGTCGCGCGGACGCACCGCACCGGCGGCAATGTCCTCTTCTACCTGGCCGTGCCCCCGAGCTTCTTCGCCGAGATCGCCGAGCGTCTCGGCGCGGCGGGCCTCCTCCGGGAGGCCGGCGGCGCCTGGCGGCGTGTGATCGTCGAGAAGCCGTTCGGGCGCGACCTCGAGTCCGCGCGTGAGCTCAACGCGCGCATCGGGGGCGTCGTGAAGGAGAGCCAGGTCTACCGGATCGACCACTACCTCGGCAAGGAGACCGTCCAGAACCTCATGGTCTTCCGGTTCGCCAACGGCGTGTTCGAGCCGATATGGAACCGGCGCTACGTGGACCACGTCCAGATCAAGGTGGCCGAGACGGTCGGCGTGGAGGACCGCGGGAACTACTACGAGACCGCCGGCGTGCTCCGCGACATGATGCAGACCCACATGTTCCAGCTCCTGGCGCTGGTGGCGATGGAGCCGCCCATCTCCTTCGAGGCCGATGCCGTGCGCGACGAGAAGGTCAAGGTGCTCCGGGCCATCCGGCCCATGACGCCGGGGGAGGTGCTCCAGCAGGCGGTGCGCGGCCAGTACGGGGAGGGCCGGCTGGGCGATCAGCCTGTGCCCGGCTACCGCGGCGAGCCCAAGGTTTCCCCGACCTCGGCCACCGAAACCTACGCCGCCGTGAAGCTCTTCGTCGAGAACTGGCGCTGGGCGGGGATCCCGTTCTACCTCCGCTCGGGCAAGCGCCTGGCGACGCGCGACACGGAGATCATGATCCAGTTCCGCCAGCCGCCGCTCATGCTCTTCGAGGCCGCCGCGGCGCAGCAGATCGACCCCAACCGGCTGGTGATGCACATCCAGCCCGACGAGGGGATCGAGATCCAGATCAAGGCCAAGCGGCCGGGGCCGGCGGTCGCGCTCACCACGGTGAAGCTCGACTTCAGCTACAAGGACTTCGGCGAGACCGGTGCCGCCACCGGCTACGAGCGGCTGCTCCACGACGTCATGCTCGGCGACGGCACCCTCTTCCACCGCGCGGACATGGTCGAGGCGGCGTGGACGGTGGCCACCCCGATCCTGGATCTCTGGCAGTCACTGCCGCCGCGGGACTTTCCCAACTATCCAGCCGGCTCCTGGGGGCCGGCGGCCGCGGACGAGCTGATCCAGCGGGACGGCCGGACGTGGTGGAGCTCGTAG
- a CDS encoding 1-acyl-sn-glycerol-3-phosphate acyltransferase, translating into MDPFYAVVRVIARFWIWFFFERVEVRHPERVPPMGPVLLCINHPNNLIDSLLVGSVLPRKVHYLATAALFRNPLIARFLVALGVIPVYRKADAPGKMGRTVEMFAACDEAFDRGRLIAIYPEGATRAEARLQRIKTGAARIVLGYEAHAPGRLTVVPVGLSFEARKRFRGRVLVSFGEPVPVSSHLAVYREEPVKVLHALTTAIQSAMEREVVQAERIDTAALARAVEALYRGDLERELWEERGLSGRQIDPFQLSGSIADAVEHFRKQDPERIERLWQRILGYHAGLAAYRVRDEAVRTRLERMAERQRVARSWQTIVGLPLFAYGAAVNFLPYYLPGWLAGRMSRRQTDYATARLLASVVAFPLFWALETSLVGWAAGFRWALAFFLSLPLGGLIAYRYLVGTGRLRHQLRFGALLVTRAQDARRLLAERREIVEELERAKRDYLGGARGPSV; encoded by the coding sequence GTGGACCCCTTCTACGCAGTCGTGAGGGTGATCGCGCGGTTCTGGATCTGGTTCTTCTTCGAGCGCGTCGAGGTCCGGCATCCCGAGCGGGTCCCGCCCATGGGTCCGGTGCTCCTCTGCATCAACCATCCGAACAACCTGATCGACTCGCTGCTCGTGGGGTCGGTGCTCCCGCGGAAGGTGCACTATCTCGCCACCGCCGCGCTCTTCCGCAACCCGCTCATCGCGCGGTTCCTCGTCGCCTTGGGGGTGATTCCCGTTTACCGGAAGGCCGACGCCCCGGGCAAGATGGGTCGCACCGTGGAGATGTTCGCGGCGTGTGACGAGGCATTCGACCGCGGGCGGCTCATCGCCATCTACCCGGAAGGCGCCACCCGCGCGGAGGCGCGCCTGCAACGGATCAAGACGGGCGCGGCGCGGATTGTGCTCGGCTACGAGGCGCACGCGCCGGGGCGCCTCACGGTCGTGCCAGTAGGGCTCAGTTTCGAGGCCCGCAAGAGGTTCCGCGGGCGCGTCCTCGTCTCTTTCGGCGAGCCGGTCCCCGTCTCGTCGCACCTCGCCGTCTACCGCGAGGAGCCAGTGAAGGTACTCCACGCACTCACGACGGCGATCCAGTCGGCGATGGAGCGCGAGGTGGTCCAGGCCGAACGGATCGACACGGCGGCGCTCGCACGTGCCGTGGAGGCGCTCTATCGCGGCGACCTCGAACGTGAGCTGTGGGAGGAGCGCGGGCTCTCGGGACGGCAGATCGACCCGTTCCAGCTCTCCGGGTCGATCGCCGACGCGGTCGAGCACTTCCGCAAACAGGACCCCGAGCGCATCGAGCGGCTCTGGCAGCGGATACTCGGTTACCACGCCGGACTGGCCGCTTACCGGGTGCGTGACGAGGCGGTGCGGACTCGCCTCGAGCGGATGGCGGAGCGGCAGCGAGTTGCACGGTCATGGCAGACGATCGTGGGTCTCCCGCTCTTTGCGTACGGCGCGGCCGTGAACTTTCTCCCGTACTATCTGCCCGGGTGGCTCGCGGGGCGGATGTCGCGCAGGCAGACGGACTACGCGACGGCCCGGCTCCTTGCGAGCGTGGTCGCATTCCCGCTCTTCTGGGCGCTCGAGACGTCGCTCGTCGGGTGGGCGGCCGGTTTCCGCTGGGCGCTCGCCTTCTTCCTCTCACTCCCGCTCGGGGGCCTGATCGCGTATCGGTATCTGGTCGGCACAGGGCGGTTGCGCCACCAGCTCAGGTTCGGCGCGCTCCTCGTCACGCGCGCCCAGGACGCGAGGCGCCTCCTCGCTGAGCGCCGCGAGATCGTCGAGGAGCTCGAGCGCGCCAAGCGCGACTACCTGGGGGGCGCGAGAGGACCGAGCGTGTGA
- a CDS encoding DedA family protein: MEALQEFVDNFTYLGIFAVLLLGSLGAPIPEEMPIIAAAVLSHEGIVRWWLVLPVCLLGVLSGDMVLYWVGRHWGEQVLQWRLVRLVLSPGRQQWLKGAYRRHALKTVVTARHVMGLRAAAFLTAGSASVPFWKFVVADAGAALFGVPLAFGLAYFFTDQIKAIMADVHRAERWLGLAGLLALAAMLVVGVWRWHRRVGKEPPDEDRAERHSPPP, encoded by the coding sequence GTGGAGGCACTTCAAGAGTTCGTCGACAACTTTACGTACCTCGGCATCTTCGCCGTGCTCCTGCTCGGGAGCCTGGGGGCGCCAATCCCAGAGGAGATGCCGATCATTGCGGCCGCCGTGTTGAGCCACGAGGGTATCGTCCGGTGGTGGCTTGTGCTGCCCGTCTGCCTGCTGGGGGTGCTCTCCGGCGATATGGTGCTCTACTGGGTCGGCCGGCACTGGGGTGAGCAGGTCCTCCAGTGGCGACTGGTCCGGCTGGTACTGTCGCCCGGGCGGCAGCAGTGGCTGAAGGGAGCGTATCGACGGCATGCACTGAAGACCGTCGTCACGGCGCGGCACGTCATGGGACTTCGCGCCGCCGCGTTTCTGACCGCGGGCAGTGCGAGCGTCCCGTTCTGGAAGTTCGTGGTGGCGGACGCGGGCGCCGCCTTGTTCGGCGTCCCGTTGGCGTTCGGGTTGGCGTACTTCTTCACGGATCAGATCAAGGCCATCATGGCCGATGTGCACCGGGCAGAGCGCTGGCTCGGTCTCGCCGGCCTCCTGGCGCTTGCGGCGATGCTGGTCGTCGGCGTGTGGCGATGGCATCGTCGCGTCGGGAAGGAGCCTCCGGACGAGGACCGGGCCGAGAGACATTCGCCGCCGCCCTGA